A single genomic interval of Pochonia chlamydosporia 170 chromosome 7, whole genome shotgun sequence harbors:
- a CDS encoding Ser/Thr protein phosphatase superfamily (similar to Metarhizium acridum CQMa 102 XP_007810795.1) has protein sequence MSIQVISDLHLESPKCYHVYEIVPKAPYLALLGDIGNIGPHTAEYLAFLRLQLKSFKAVLLVPGNHEAYHSNWDDTLSTLRTFEDECRQDTYIGEFALLDRTTLRLPHITMGIHVNDFSQITDWTTDNHNDMHAKDLNWLNDQVTELEKTDVSIMILTHWSPSRDPRAIDPKHMRSLITSGFCTDLSKEPCFVSGKVKVWAFGHTHYNCDFEVGRRGGVGLLRLVTNQAGYAADLAEGFDPGKTVVL, from the exons ATGTCGATCCAGGTCATCTCAGACCTGCATCTCGAGTCACCAAAGTGCTACCATGTCTACGAAATCGTTCCCAAAGCACCATATCTAGCCCTACTGGGAGATATCGGCAACATCGGTCCACACACGGCCGAGTATCTCGCATTTCTACGCCTGCAACTAAAGTCATTCAAGGCAGTGTTACTCGTTCCCGGCAACCACGAAGCATACCACTCCAACTGGGATGATACTCTCTCCACACTACGAACATTCGAAGATGAATGCCGGCAAGACACATACATCGGGGAGTTTGCTCTCCTGGACCGCACGACTCTTCGCCTACCA CATATCACGATGGGTATCCACGTCAACGACTTCTCCCAGATTACGGACTGGACTACAGACAACCACAATGACATGCATGCGAAGGATCTTAATTGGCTGAACGACCAGGTGACTGAGCTGGAGAAAACGGATGTCAGCATCATGATCTTGACGCATTGGAGTCCCTCGCGGGATCCCCGTGCGATTGATCCGAAGCATATGAGGAGTCTTATCACGAGCGGCTTCTGCACTGACTTGTCAAAGGAGCCTTGCTTCGTCAGTGGCAAGGTTAAGGTGTGGGCATTTGGGCATACGCATTATAATTGCGATTTTGAGGTTGGTCGTCGCGGCGGTGTTGGACTGTTGAGGCTTGTGACGAACCAGGCAGGGTATGCCGCTGATTTGGCCGAGGGTTTTGATCCGGGGAAGACGGTGGTTCTTTGA
- a CDS encoding acid phosphatase (similar to Neosartorya fischeri NRRL 181 XP_001262712.1), which produces MALLHRAAVALVLLVFATSDCVVAHNRYPPKPVDLTTPVQQHIAIHGPNEVSVAWGTYKRLSEPCVEFGTSNDTLTRRACSKTSVTYPTSRTWFNSVILDGLTPATTYYYKIVSTNSSVDQFMSPRIAGDTTPFAMNVVIDLGVYGADGYTTDKRDLIPTIEPSLNHSTIGRLATTINDYEFIIHPGDFAYADKWYENPKNREDGEAAYTSILEQFYQQLAPIASRKPYMASPGNHEAGCDITRHIEGDCPTGQSNFTDFMNRFGPVAPTAFASSSYNATAKSKAATAQRLARPPFWYSFEYGMAHVVMFNTETDFFKAPEGIGGWTGDDSGPFGFPNQQLDFLEADLASVDRTVTPWLIVAAHRPWYTTGGGEVCRPCKQAFEPVFAKYGVDLAIFGHVHNSQRFVPVNDSVADPKGMNNPTAPMYIVAGGAGNIEGLKHIGKNVSYNAFAYAEDFSFATIKFKDKQHLQVDFIRSRTGEVIDTSVLYKEHAQQFTLVDGKPSSSGSRLGAFLAIIVLAFAVAI; this is translated from the exons ATGGCGTTGTTGCATCGCGCTGCAGTAGCACTAGTGCTCCTTGTCTTCGCAACTTCAGATTGTGTCGTGGCTCATAATCGATATCCGCCAAAGCCGGTTGACCTGACCACGCCTGTTCAACAACACATCGCCATACATGGCCCGAATG AGGTCTCTGTCGCCTGGGGTACATATAAGCGTCTGAGCGAACCATGCGTTGAATTTGGGACCAGTAACGACACCCTAACGAGGCGGGCATGCTCGAAGACATCTGTGACATATCCAACATCGCGCACATGGTTCAACTCGGTCATTTTGGACGGCTTGACGCCTGCGACGACATACTATTACAAGATTGTGTCTACAAACTCCAGTGTCGATCAATTCATGAGCCCACGAATAGCAGGCGATACAACGCCGTTTGCCATGAATGTTGTCATTGACCTTGGTGTCTACGGCGCTGATGGCTACACCACCGACAAGAGAGACCTCATCCCGACCATTGAGCCTTCTCTGAACCACTCAACCATTGGCAGACTTGCCACCACAATTAATGATTACGAATTCATCATTCATCCCGGCGACTTTGCATACGCCGACAAGTGGTATGAGAACCCGAAAAATCGAGAAGACGGGGAAGCTGCATATACGTCGATTCTAGAGCAGTTTTACCAGCAGCTGGCTCCAATTGCAAGTCGCAAACCGTACATGGCTAGCCCCGGCAACCATGAAGCCGGATGCGACATTACTCGTCACATAGAGGGAGACTGCCCTACGGGCCAGAGCAACTTTACTGACTTCATGAATCGATTTGGCCCTGTTGCCCCTACGGCGTTTGCGTCGTCATCGTACAATGCTACTGCGAAGTCGAAAGCTGCCACGGCACAGAGGCTGGCTAGGCCGCCGTTTTGGTACTCTTTCGAATACGGTATGGCCCATGTTGTCATGTTCAACACGGAGACTGATTTCTTCAAGGCTCCAGAGGGAATTGGCGGCTGGACCGGTGACGACTCGGGACCGTTTGGCTTTCCAAACCAGCAACTGGACTTTCTGGAAGCCGACCTGGCATCTGTGGATCGTACAGTGACGCCCTGGTTGATTGTCGCCGCCCACCGGCCATGGTACACTACTGGTGGGGGAGAAGTCTGTCGACCTTGTAAACAGGCGTTTGAACCCGTATTTGCCAAGTACGGTGTagacttggccatctttgGGCATGTACACAACTCGCAGCGTTTCGTACCCGTCAATGACAGCGTCGCCGATCCAAAAGGGATGAACAACCCCACTGCGCCAATGTACATCGTTGCGGGCGGAGCaggaaacattgaaggacTGAAACATATCGGCAAAAATGTGTCGTATAATGCGTTTGCATATGCGGAAGACTTTAGTTTCGCAACGATAAAATTTAAGGATAAACAGCATTTGCAGGTTGACTTTATTAGGTCTCGGACGGGAGAAGTTATAGACACGAGTGTGTTGTACAAGGAGCATGCGCAACAGTTTACACTGGTAGATGGGAAGCCTAGTTCATCGGGAAGCAGGCTGGGTGCCTTTTTGGCGATTATTGTTCTTGCATTTGCTGTGGCTATTTGA